In one window of Candidatus Methanosuratincola sp. DNA:
- a CDS encoding CRISPR-associated endonuclease Cas3'' yields the protein MAVLAYTNQGLKEHSLNTMGIALRYSDNHYSEACVSRMNSALKKRSFFPSDFTEMVKIAAGLHDIGKGADHYQEQFWKNSHVKPSFYLHEVPSAVIAKRLMESAGYDSDQVFLVSIAILFHHTAMRPFDQQETCLKSLKKDWSFSRHRTDLDELSSNVLNTKFTLNRIGLEDAKSFMDWIKRVASNSEKSRLAKLYCLIATPMIYGDNIDAKSRDGNVRKSRFMEELEETIDV from the coding sequence ATGGCAGTATTAGCATACACAAACCAAGGCCTGAAAGAGCACTCGCTAAACACGATGGGAATAGCACTAAGGTATTCAGATAACCATTACTCAGAGGCATGCGTCAGTCGGATGAACTCGGCTTTGAAAAAGAGAAGCTTCTTCCCCTCCGATTTTACCGAAATGGTAAAGATCGCAGCCGGACTTCATGATATAGGCAAAGGAGCCGACCACTACCAGGAGCAGTTCTGGAAGAATTCTCACGTAAAACCAAGTTTTTATCTCCATGAAGTCCCATCAGCAGTAATCGCTAAGAGGCTGATGGAGAGCGCCGGATATGATTCTGACCAGGTCTTCCTAGTATCCATAGCTATCCTTTTCCACCACACGGCAATGCGCCCGTTCGATCAGCAAGAAACATGCCTGAAATCTCTCAAGAAGGACTGGTCCTTCAGCAGGCACAGGACCGACTTAGACGAGCTCAGCTCAAATGTATTGAATACCAAGTTCACCTTGAATAGGATCGGGCTAGAGGATGCTAAGTCGTTCATGGATTGGATCAAACGTGTAGCAAGTAACAGTGAGAAGAGCCGTTTAGCAAAGCTCTACTGTCTTATAGCCACTCCAATGATATATGGCGACAATATTGATGCGAAATCGAGGGACGGCAATGTGAGAAAAAGCAGATTTATGGAGGAATTGGAGGAAACCATAGATGTATGA
- a CDS encoding thermonuclease family protein — protein MEVLGKVLIPHAVVLLVLSLQAVNVVTSVEIDMNSTVMAVHDGDTFTLATGERVRLADLNAPELGEDGSYEARDYLSSLVWQKTVYLDVDDKYRTDIYGRLVCVVYVDYN, from the coding sequence ATGGAGGTTCTGGGCAAGGTACTGATTCCGCATGCCGTAGTGCTGCTGGTCTTGAGCCTGCAGGCGGTCAATGTCGTTACATCCGTGGAGATCGACATGAACTCCACCGTGATGGCTGTTCATGATGGTGACACCTTCACTCTTGCAACCGGAGAGAGGGTTAGGCTGGCGGACCTCAATGCGCCCGAGCTCGGGGAGGACGGGTCCTACGAGGCCAGGGATTATCTCTCCTCACTGGTCTGGCAGAAGACCGTCTACTTGGACGTCGATGACAAGTACCGGACGGACATCTATGGGAGGCTCGTCTGCGTGGTCTACGTAGACTATAACTAG
- the cas6 gene encoding CRISPR-associated endoribonuclease Cas6: MLKAEEEFGLPWFTGYISRGILLNLIRQSNPSSSQLLHESNITKPYSVTPLFFRSKRRTDTGYILDPQSPVSFKIRFLNENHANELLRVFEKKHTLMIRDKTLKIDSIRVKVKSYEDILDSAAPAERVYLEFITPTRFSALGRGKEYLFPEQKKVFGGLLELWNLFSGHPLSDTESKDYIEWVGSNSWVTSYSLRTELKETSKGNVIGFTGRVAYNFEVDHRWGRITSCLGALANFSNVGKGRTAGFGVAQTIIKSREDSGEKRSLNQTA, translated from the coding sequence TTGCTAAAGGCAGAAGAGGAGTTCGGGCTACCTTGGTTCACGGGATACATATCCCGTGGGATACTCCTCAATCTCATAAGGCAGTCAAATCCTTCGTCTTCCCAACTACTCCACGAGTCGAACATTACAAAGCCCTATTCTGTGACGCCACTCTTTTTTAGGAGTAAAAGGCGGACGGATACAGGATACATCCTGGATCCTCAATCGCCGGTTTCTTTTAAGATTCGCTTTTTGAACGAGAATCACGCGAACGAGCTGCTCCGCGTCTTTGAGAAGAAGCACACGCTTATGATCCGTGACAAGACACTGAAAATTGATTCAATAAGAGTAAAGGTAAAGTCGTATGAAGATATCCTGGATAGTGCCGCCCCCGCTGAGAGGGTCTATCTTGAATTCATCACGCCCACCAGGTTCTCTGCACTAGGGCGCGGCAAAGAATACCTCTTCCCTGAACAGAAGAAGGTTTTCGGAGGGCTACTCGAACTGTGGAACCTATTTTCAGGGCACCCCCTATCCGACACGGAGTCGAAGGACTACATCGAGTGGGTGGGTTCGAACAGCTGGGTTACATCGTACTCACTTAGAACCGAGTTGAAAGAGACTTCGAAGGGGAATGTAATAGGATTTACAGGAAGGGTGGCATATAACTTCGAAGTGGATCATAGGTGGGGGCGCATCACATCCTGTTTAGGAGCATTAGCCAACTTCTCTAATGTAGGCAAGGGCAGGACCGCAGGGTTCGGCGTAGCGCAGACAATAATTAAGAGCAGGGAAGATTCTGGAGAGAAAAGAAGCCTTAATCAAACGGCATAA
- the cas3 gene encoding CRISPR-associated helicase Cas3', whose amino-acid sequence MSSDGLLSSTYESFCRKKGWDPRTLIVRGLKDLEAQLSEGSPALLMLDLPTSYGKTTITEALVIKAIEGNPIFSRVIHVLPMRSIADQLGHKIKEGLKNDFFNNKNIPLSKIEKTVGIQHLGLNDSPYFAKKVVITTLDTFVLNFYKAPVKEFSRVMEGIGTHFDFTRAQIYSALVVFDEFHLFSKMGVGREGSRERSKSLTSVMCAVKGLCLAGVPVIVMTATMPKVMKDFLINELGEYGIKVLDKTYRKGDDPNYEKRRGGRRISFSTLKINDLSGRCEDLISEGKKVLCVFNTVQDAVGAFRQLKHLNPFLIHGKLPEGVRKKRSEGISCGRNMAENTPKLAVSTQVIESGVDLSFDVLITAPCPADRMMQRAGRVARAEGSEFGEVLVMENGGQDVSFGPYDPDLCVRSADIVTERNGLTREIVDEVYKDELIEKDESLWMALSMLDNFVLLDSSHVEKALEHYRGFTDNFGIVTGFMESKVSSVEKRDYAVGLSENEARCILRARRKVVEGNRVIDLKDNEFWRLINAPSVSLELQLSGYDGVAIEDFDPEIGYVRAEE is encoded by the coding sequence TTGAGCAGTGACGGGCTCCTCTCCTCTACGTATGAAAGCTTTTGTCGGAAAAAGGGATGGGATCCCAGAACTCTAATTGTTAGGGGGTTGAAAGACCTTGAAGCGCAACTTTCCGAGGGGAGCCCCGCTTTGCTTATGCTCGACCTTCCTACATCATACGGTAAGACCACCATAACAGAAGCGTTGGTAATAAAGGCCATAGAGGGGAACCCGATCTTCTCAAGGGTAATCCATGTTTTGCCGATGCGCAGCATTGCCGATCAGCTGGGCCATAAGATTAAAGAAGGTTTGAAAAATGATTTTTTTAATAATAAAAATATCCCTTTATCTAAAATTGAGAAGACTGTGGGCATTCAGCACTTGGGTCTGAACGACTCGCCGTATTTCGCAAAGAAGGTTGTAATAACAACACTTGACACATTCGTATTGAACTTCTACAAGGCGCCAGTAAAGGAGTTCTCTAGGGTCATGGAAGGGATCGGTACACATTTTGACTTTACTAGGGCACAGATTTACTCTGCCTTAGTAGTATTCGACGAGTTCCATTTATTCTCGAAGATGGGAGTGGGGAGGGAGGGCTCAAGGGAGCGATCCAAATCACTCACATCGGTGATGTGTGCAGTCAAAGGCCTCTGTCTAGCAGGTGTCCCTGTGATAGTAATGACTGCGACTATGCCGAAAGTGATGAAGGACTTTTTGATAAACGAGCTCGGCGAATACGGGATAAAAGTCCTTGACAAGACCTACAGGAAAGGGGATGACCCGAACTATGAAAAGAGGCGCGGGGGCAGGCGCATATCATTCTCGACATTAAAAATTAATGATCTGTCCGGGCGTTGTGAAGACCTCATTTCAGAAGGAAAAAAAGTTTTGTGTGTATTCAACACAGTGCAAGACGCAGTAGGGGCATTCCGTCAGCTGAAACATCTTAACCCATTCCTTATTCACGGAAAGCTCCCTGAAGGTGTCAGAAAAAAAAGGTCTGAGGGGATCTCCTGCGGAAGGAATATGGCGGAAAACACACCTAAATTAGCCGTGTCCACGCAGGTAATCGAATCGGGGGTAGATCTGAGTTTCGACGTATTGATAACTGCGCCCTGCCCTGCTGACAGGATGATGCAGCGCGCAGGCAGGGTTGCCAGGGCGGAGGGCTCGGAATTTGGCGAGGTTTTAGTAATGGAGAACGGCGGTCAAGATGTCTCGTTCGGTCCCTACGATCCAGACCTCTGCGTAAGATCCGCGGACATCGTGACAGAAAGAAACGGGCTCACTAGGGAGATAGTGGATGAGGTCTATAAGGACGAGCTCATTGAGAAAGATGAAAGCCTTTGGATGGCGCTCAGTATGCTCGACAATTTTGTGCTCCTCGACTCGAGCCATGTTGAGAAGGCGTTAGAGCATTACAGAGGATTTACCGACAACTTTGGTATTGTAACAGGATTCATGGAGTCCAAAGTGAGTTCGGTCGAGAAGAGAGACTACGCAGTGGGGCTCTCTGAGAATGAAGCGCGGTGCATTCTCAGGGCAAGGCGGAAAGTTGTAGAAGGCAACAGGGTGATCGATTTGAAGGATAATGAGTTTTGGAGACTCATTAATGCTCCCTCAGTTTCACTCGAGTTGCAACTGAGTGGCTACGATGGTGTTGCCATTGAAGACTTTGATCCTGAGATAGGTTACGTAAGGGCGGAGGAATGA
- a CDS encoding NifB/NifX family molybdenum-iron cluster-binding protein, with product MKVAFVTEDGKTICKHFGRAPYYLVVEIEGDKIIEKRLVPKGGCSHNGHAGAHEGPHFGNEERHKKMISQAGGCSVVVSGGMGMGAYQSLTLSGIDVYITSVEDIDEAVALLAQNKLDNNLEQLH from the coding sequence ATGAAGGTCGCTTTTGTGACTGAGGATGGCAAGACCATATGCAAGCATTTCGGCAGGGCGCCTTACTATCTTGTGGTCGAGATTGAGGGTGACAAAATAATCGAGAAGAGGCTGGTCCCGAAGGGAGGGTGTTCGCACAACGGTCATGCCGGTGCGCACGAAGGCCCGCATTTTGGCAACGAGGAGCGGCACAAGAAAATGATCAGCCAGGCCGGGGGGTGCAGCGTAGTCGTCTCCGGTGGAATGGGCATGGGCGCATACCAATCGCTCACGCTGAGCGGGATCGACGTGTACATAACCTCCGTCGAGGACATAGACGAAGCAGTCGCTCTCCTGGCCCAGAACAAGCTCGACAATAACTTGGAGCAGCTCCATTGA
- a CDS encoding DMT family transporter encodes MVLSVEEKQKAIASLFLSTLIWGVSFPVIKLALSEVDPLLFVGLRFIIASVLVAGYLLAARRPIRRLLRGRVLWILGITNGVGFALETYGMSFTTASKASLLVNVNVVFMAIFSSLMLGEKLNSRGRLGILLGLLGVFLTTTGGDLTVLSSGSAVGDGIIFAGGIIWAYSMIYNKKAATQEGLTPMEVTESMILTSTVALLPFLPLSSFEFEVSVLSVSAMVYVALLCTIVAFFLFYKALQTLTVVNSGMVMLFEIVIAIGVSFLFLGETLLPIGVLGGILIAAGILLVS; translated from the coding sequence TTGGTCCTCTCCGTCGAGGAGAAACAAAAGGCGATCGCAAGCCTCTTCCTCTCCACGCTGATCTGGGGGGTCTCATTCCCGGTCATCAAACTCGCCCTCAGCGAAGTGGACCCGCTCCTTTTCGTGGGATTGAGGTTCATCATAGCATCCGTCTTGGTGGCCGGCTACCTCCTGGCCGCAAGGAGGCCTATCCGGAGGCTCCTAAGGGGGAGGGTGCTCTGGATACTCGGGATCACGAACGGCGTGGGATTCGCCCTCGAGACTTACGGGATGAGCTTCACGACCGCATCGAAGGCCTCGCTCCTCGTGAACGTCAACGTCGTCTTCATGGCAATATTCAGCTCCCTCATGCTGGGCGAGAAGCTAAATTCAAGGGGCAGGCTCGGGATACTGCTGGGCCTCTTGGGGGTGTTCCTGACCACGACCGGTGGCGACCTTACAGTTTTGAGTAGCGGCTCCGCGGTCGGGGACGGGATAATCTTCGCCGGAGGGATCATCTGGGCATATTCGATGATCTACAACAAGAAAGCGGCCACGCAGGAGGGGCTAACGCCGATGGAGGTGACCGAGTCGATGATCCTGACCTCGACCGTCGCTCTGCTGCCGTTCCTTCCCCTCTCGTCTTTCGAATTCGAGGTGAGCGTGCTGTCCGTCTCGGCTATGGTCTATGTAGCGCTCCTATGCACTATAGTCGCATTCTTTCTCTTCTACAAGGCCCTCCAGACGCTAACGGTCGTTAACAGCGGGATGGTGATGCTCTTCGAGATAGTGATCGCGATCGGGGTGTCGTTCCTATTCCTGGGCGAGACGTTGCTGCCCATTGGCGTTCTAGGCGGGATCCTTATCGCAGCCGGCATCCTGCTGGTGAGCTGA